Proteins co-encoded in one Corylus avellana chromosome ca9, CavTom2PMs-1.0 genomic window:
- the LOC132162271 gene encoding zinc finger protein 1-like, translating to MTTSSPSREDISAKENNEIMQGVVQETPPTGPPILALNLFDCLQEAAVTIRPPPPEKRSFSCKYCNKKFSNSQALGGHQNAHKHERAAKKKDKLIYISPAGFEHIDHTSSFPYPVLAANPLHGSVSKTLGVQGHSMIHKPNYNGCPRGRLGYGYQGYWQTQANIYQAQCLAARIHERLPLNVNTSNGGMSLIMGPFPNAISSEIYRQSSTSSQCETSGALDLSLKL from the coding sequence ATGACGACGTCGTCGCCCTCTCGAGAAGATATCTCAGCCAAAGAAAACAACGAGATCATGCAAGGAGTTGTACAGGAAACTCCCCCCACTGGGCCACCCATTCTTGCACTCAATCTGTTTGATTGTTTGCAGGAGGCGGCGGTAACCATTCGGCCACCGCCGCCGGAGAAGCGGTCTTTCTCTTGCAAGTACTGCAACAAGAAGTTTTCCAATTCACAAGCGCTTGGAGGCCATCAAAACGCCCACAAGCACGAGCGAGCCGCAAAGAAGAAggataaattaatatatatttctcctGCAGGTTTTGAACATATAGATCATACGTCGTCGTTCCCGTATCCGGTTTTGGCTGCAAATCCTCTGCATGGATCTGTGAGCAAAACTCTAGGAGTTCAGGGGCACTCGATGATTCATAAGCCGAACTATAACGGTTGTCCACGTGGTAGACTCGGGTACGGGTATCAAGGTTACTGGCAAACCCAGGCTAATATTTATCAAGCACAATGCTTAGCGGCAAGGATTCATGAGCGTTTACCGTTGAATGTGAATACTTCAAATGGTGGCATGTCTCTAATTATGGGACCTTTTCCTAACGCGATTTCCAGTGAAATTTATCGTCAGAGTAGTACTTCTTCGCAATGCGAAACTTCTGGAGCTCTTGACTTGTCGCTCAAgctttaa